A segment of the Ignavibacteriota bacterium genome:
TCCGAAGACACGCGCGGCCTCGGGGTGGTGGATTTCATCCACACGGCCGATTTCGAGGAAGTGGTTGCCGGAACCGAGTGTCCCGAGTTGATCGGCGCCCCGTTCCCACGGACGTTCGCCCACGGCCGCTGTATCCATGCCTCCGATACGCCCGCCCTCTTCGATGAAGTCCAGATCACTCTCCGCGCCGAAGCCCCTGCGCACGGCCCATCCCGCGCCCTCGCGGCACACCGCTTCGAGGTCTGCGCGCGACAGTTTTGGTATAGCGCGCGAAGCGCCCACACCCGTCGGCACAGCGCGGAACAGCTCCGACACCAACGCGCGAATGCGCGGCAACACATCGCCGACCGACAGGTTTGTGGTTACGAGCCGCACGCCGCAGTTGATGTCGTAGCCCACGCCGCCCGGTGAAATTACCCCTTCGTGCGCGTCCGTCGCGCACACGCCGCCGATCGGAAAACCGTAGCCCCAGTGTATGTCGGGCATCGCGAGCGAGTACTTGACGATGCCGGGCAGATGCGCCACGTTTGCAACCTGCTCGAGACTCTGGTCGCCCTCGATCTGCTGCATCATCGCGGCGCTTGCATACACGCGCCCGGGCACGCGCATGCCGCCGGTTTTCGGGATTTCCCACAGGGTTGGCGAGAGTTGCTTGAGAAGCATGGTGTTGGAATGAGGAGTTGGGAGTTGGGAGTGAGGAGTTAGGAGTTAGGAGTTGGGAGTGGGGAGTTAGGTGTTGGGACCGGGGAGTGTGAATGTGTGAGGTGCATCTTTCAAATTTACTGTCCCGCTCTTCCGCTGTCTCGCTGTCCCGCTCTCCCGCTGTCCCGCTCTCCCGCTGTCCCGCAGTGCCGAGGTTCAGTTTTATTTCGTGGATTCCTGTGCAGCGCGCTCCTTCATTTTTTTCTCCTGGCCGATGAAGTACGAAAGGTTGGGATGCTCCTGCTGTGTTGCAAGTGCAACGGCTTTTTGTGCTGCAGCCACGGCCTCGGTCCACTGCCCCGCTTCGGCATGGCCGTCGGCGAGGCCGTCCCAGGCATTGGCGGAATTCGGATGCGCCGCGACGTTGCGTGTGAACAGGGCGATCGCCTCGCGCGTGTTTTTTCGCGCAAGGGCTTCGTAGGCGAATTCGTTGATCACAGATTCCGGAACGGGCAGCGTCCACCCCACGGTTTTCGACACCTCCTGGAAGTGTTTCTCGGCGAACGCCACACCCTTGGGCATAAGATCGGGATGGAATCGATACCCGTGATAGAGCCGGCGTAACGCGTCGATGAGCGCACGAAGCGGGATGCTGACATGTGTTTCGTCAGGAAACGCCCGGCTGAACCAGCGGAAGCCCTTCGGAGCAGTGGTCTTGAGCGTGCGAAGCAGGCGGTTGTAGTCCGCGAGAGCGCGGCCCGCGTCATCCGAGCGTGCGACGTACAGGAAAGCCGAGAGCCGGTCCGTTTTTCGAAAGGCCTGTTCGAGTGATCTCTGCGGGAGGTTGTGGTCCCAGTCGAGACTCGGACTCAACGCGATATACGCCTGGAACAGTGCCGGTTCAGACGTCAGGCAATAGAGGACAAATTGTGCACTGGCAGAATGTCCCGACAGTACACGGAAGCCATCCGTTCGATACTGCCTCTCGATGGCGGGAAGAAATTCCGTTGAGAGGAAGCGTATAAAATTCTGAGCTCCACCGCCACCGATCCACGCTTCCGGCCAGTCGGTCTGAGTAAAGTCCCGTATGCGCACGGTACTCGTCAGACCCACAACAATCATTTCCGGAATGTCTCCGCGAGTTGCGAGAAAGTTGGCGGTGGCGGCGCTGTGTTGAAACTGCGACTCGCCGTCGAGCACAATCAGGACGGGGTAGCGGCGGTCCGTCTCCCACGAGTAACTCTCGGGCAGTGCCACCTGATAGTGGCGTTCCTCGTTCAGCACCGCGGAATGGATGGCGTGTGCGCCGCCGGTGCTCACCTGCGCGGAGGCGGGAATCCCGATGCACACACATATCGTGATGAGGAGGAAGCTACTGCCGCGGAATGTCATGGATGAAATGCCTTCCTGAATTGCGCCGTCGTTATGATCCGGTGAGAGATGCGAGGATGATACGGGAAGGGTCTCTTGAAAACAATGGCGCGTCTCCTCGCAGCCGGCTTGCAGGGACGCCTGTCTGAGGGATCCGGGCTAGGATGTCGTCCATGTATACGATTGATGGAAGAACACATTCCGGCCGTGAGGTCGGTACACCGATCGTTACACGTTACACGTAACACGTTCCACGTTCCTACGATCCACGTTTCTACGTATCACATGGCTACTTTCTACATTGCTACCTTCAACGGAGCCCGAGCGCAGCGAAGGGCGACAGGACGTTACACGTAACACGTATCCACGTTCCACGTTCCGACATTGCAACGTTCTACCTTGCTACGTTTCACGTTCGACGTAACACGTGTCACGTTGCGACGATTCACGTGGCTACTTTCAACGTTGCTACTTTCAACGGAGCCCGAGCGCAGCGAAGGGCGACAGGACGTTACACGTAACACGTGTCCACGTTCCACGTTTCTACGATCTACGTGGCCACCTTCCACGTTGCTACATTCAACGGAGCCCGAGCGCAGCGAAGGGCGACACAACGGAGCCCGGAGCGAAGCGGAGGGCGACACAACGGAGCCCGGAGCGAAGCGGAGGGCGACAGGACGAGCCCGGAGCGCAGCGGAGGGCGGCAGGACGAGCCCGGAGCGCAGCGGAGGGCGGCACAAGACAGCCCCGGGCGTAAGCCCGGGGGTAGGCGCGCCCCACGGATTTCGTGAGCCCGGAGCGCAGCGGAGGGCGGCACAGAGGTCGTTACACGTAACACGTGTCCACGTTCCACGTTCCACGTTTCTACGATCTACGTGGCCACTTTCCACGTTGCTACTTTCAACGG
Coding sequences within it:
- a CDS encoding alpha/beta hydrolase encodes the protein MTFRGSSFLLITICVCIGIPASAQVSTGGAHAIHSAVLNEERHYQVALPESYSWETDRRYPVLIVLDGESQFQHSAATANFLATRGDIPEMIVVGLTSTVRIRDFTQTDWPEAWIGGGGAQNFIRFLSTEFLPAIERQYRTDGFRVLSGHSASAQFVLYCLTSEPALFQAYIALSPSLDWDHNLPQRSLEQAFRKTDRLSAFLYVARSDDAGRALADYNRLLRTLKTTAPKGFRWFSRAFPDETHVSIPLRALIDALRRLYHGYRFHPDLMPKGVAFAEKHFQEVSKTVGWTLPVPESVINEFAYEALARKNTREAIALFTRNVAAHPNSANAWDGLADGHAEAGQWTEAVAAAQKAVALATQQEHPNLSYFIGQEKKMKERAAQESTK